The window CGCGGAGAAGACCCCAGCCTTGGGCACTTCCAGCAGCCTTAATCCCTTCCGCCTTTATCGACTCAGCCAGTACGCATGCGCCCGCTCCACCAGGCTGGGGGCGCGCCCGGGCAGTCCTACGCATGCGCGGCCTCATAGGTAACCGTAGCAACAGAAGAGCACCTTGTCCCGGTGTGCGCCTGCGTCCCGGGGAGGAGCCCGGGAGGGGCGTGGCTTAGACTCCTCGTGCCGTCCCGGTCGAGGTCTGGCACCTTTGTTTTTCCGGTGGGGAGAGCGCATGCGCGTCTCCTGAGGACGCAACTGTCGTTTGTCGTTCGTGGCCCTCAGTTGTGTCCCGAGACTGGAACACTGCGACGCGGCTCCAGGTGCGCCCAGGCCGTGGCGAGGCTCCCCAGAATAGCCGTGTCAGAGCCCCTCCCGAAATCCTGGCAAGACCCCAAATCCTAGGGGAGagtccccagtatcagggtcttccAAGTCTTGTTAAAAGTCTTAAAATCCTGACCAGACTTCCTCAGAGATACTGAAAGGAACCCTCCAGGAAATCTCGTAGATGACCCCTGAAATCCTGTCAGAATCTTCTAGAAATGCCGTCAAACTTCTCCCTCAGAGACTGTCAGAGCCTCTAACTGCTCCCAGGACTCAGGGGAGGCTCCCCAGAGGAGCTGGGAGCCTGGGCCTGGGAGAACCAGGCAAGATGCTGAGTCCCCCTGGGCCGTGAGGGACCTGGAGGTTGGCCAGGGTAGAGAAAAATGACAGGAAGCCAGGAGTTGCAGGAACCACTCGGTGCCACACCAGCCCAAGAGGCTGGGAACTTAGTCCTGAGGTTACTAGGGAACCATGGGAGGGCTGGAAACAGGAGAAAGATGGGGTTCAAACTCAAGCAGGAGGCCAACAGTTCCAAATACAGGCTGATGGGCGAAGATGTAAGTAGCCCAGGGTGGTGTGGGAGCCCAGGGACATCCCCTAGCCCAGAAACGGTTTCCAAAGGAGGGGATGTGGGAGCCAAGACAGGAAGGGCAGGCGAGAAGGGTGTCCCCCAGGCAGAGACCTGGAGGTGGGAAGAGCCGGCCCAGTTTGGTCAACAGCACAGGGTTCAGGGTTGCAAGTGGGTttgagggtgggggaggcaggtgggatcagGTCAAGCAGGGCCTTCAATATCAAGTCCAAGGTCTAGACTCTGTCCCTGCGGTGCTTGGCAGCCATGGAACAACACTGTGCAGGGGATGGGCCGGTTAGCTCTTGGCAGGATGGACTGGAGCGggagactggaggcaggaggctgaGGAAGAGGCTGGGTCAAGGATCCAGGAGGGAAGGTTGAGGCCTGACCCAGAGCTgtagggaaggagaggaggggacaaAGGAGAATCATAGGGCAGGAGGGACAGGGCTGGGGAACTTGACAAACTGGGGAAGAAGGGTGGCAGGAGGGAATAACCCCCACCCACCAGCCCCACTTTGATCTCTGCCGCCCACTCTTTAGGCCCCCATTTTCCCAGCCCACACCTCCAATCCATAAAGCAGGTCTGAACGAAAGCTGCTCTGGTCGAGGCAGGGGTGGGCAAACAGGTTCTGAGAACCCAGAACGGCCTGGGGCACAGGAGAGGCAGGGCTGGTCCCCACCCTCGGGTGGCTGGTTGAGGAGGCCATTCCCCTGTTTGTCCTTCTAGGAGCTTGGGGAGCAGTCAGTCCCTTTTTGGTCCCTTCCAGTGACGGAGGGGAGCTGTTAGCTTCCCCAGCAGCTGCAGAGCAGCCAGGGTGGCCCATGGACATGCCAGAGGGCCAGGCAGGTGGCCCCACTGCAAAAAGTAAGTGACTGGGCCCCTGTTCGTCCcttgggagggtggggagggagcagtgGGTGAACAGGGCACCAGGGTCTGACTCAGGGACTTGGACGAGCTGGCTTGGGGTGGCTGAGCCTCCACTTTGAGGCAGGGTGGGATGCAGAGAATGATCCTTGATGaagtgcctgctgtgtgcccaCCTGTCTTTTGGGGAGGCCAAGCTGCAGGAGTAGAAACCTCTGTACGCATGTGCCCGCTGCCTGCAGCACCCCCTCCAGTGACCTACAGACTCACCGTCACTTCTTGCAGATCTCTGCTTTCTGTAAAGGAGCtgccctgtttctctctctctcccctttcctttgTTACTTTTCTTCAGAGGACTGACGTCTCTTCGTCTGTCTGTTTAGACTCTGTCTCTCCAACTAGAACGTGAGCTCCACAGGGCAGGCTCCATTTTATTCATTCGGTATACCCAGTCCCTGGAGCAGCATTGGCCAACAtgcaaaccatatatatatatatatatatatatatatacacacacacataattttaaattttgttagtaGCCAcactgaattaaaaagaaaaaagaaacagacaaaagggaTGGCAATCATAGTATGATTTAACCTAATACATCTATTAAGTTTAACCTAATAGATTAATTAACCTAATACATCTGGATCCTTGATGATGCTGAAAGTGTCCTTTCAGCATacaatcaatataaaaatgtactgaagttattctttttttatactaAGTCTTCAACATCTGGCTTTACACTAACTTTACACTAacatgagtgtgtgcatgctcaacttcagtcgtgtctgactctttgcaaccttatggactgtagcccaccaggctcctctgtctgtgggattctccaggctagaatactggagtgggttgccatgccctccaggggatcttcctgacccaggaatcaaacccgcatctcctgtgtcccctgcgttgcaagcatattctttacccactgagccacctgggaagctacttTACACCAATAGAGCATCTCATCTCACTCTCACCACACTTCAGGTCTCAAGAATCACTGTGACCATCGGCTGTCCTGCTGATCATGCTGCCCAGGAGCAATGCCTGACATATAATAGGAACCCAGTTACTAACTTTTGAATGATCAGATGGACACAGACCAAATGGGTGTGAAAGTGGCTTCAGGAGGAAGATGTTGGGTTGTCCTTTCTGAAACTCATCTACTAAACAGTGAGAGAGCCCAAGGGAGACTCCCACCCTAGAGGAGAGACACGTCCCCTTTCTTAGAGGCTCCTAGCATCCAGCCTCAAAGCTGgtgtcttttctctctggccTCAGAAGGCTTGCCATATAGGAAGGCAGGAGGCAGACACCTGGGCAGGCTGACCAAGTGACCAGCATCTGAATGTGTAAACTTTATGTGTACCAGCAGAGGGCGTGCGGCCACTGAGGAACCTGTGGGCAGCTTTGGGAGATtcccagagagaagggagggacacACCCAGGAGAGATGGAGACTGAGGAAAGCAAgggatgaagagagagagaaagtgacagcagaggaaggagagagaagccttGGAGAGTGGAGAGTCACCGAGTTAAGGGAGAAGAAGCACAGAGACTGAGAAGAAGATGGGGGTGGAGGACATGGAGACAGGCGGGTGGGACTTGAGGGCCaaagagatggggaggaggatggaaagagtcagagacaaaactagagaaagaacagcaCAGACAGAGAGGTGGAGACactgaggaaggaaagagaacagGAGAGAAGCAAAGCGACATCTTCCTGAGGGGCCCCAGGAGGCTGAGGGTCGCATCTGCGCTGTAGATCCATGCAGCTCCTCAGATCCCATGACATCTGGAGCCAGGTAGTCCTGGGTGACCTCACTGGGCCGCAGGGTCCTCCTGCATGATGTAGAGGGGCACCAGTCTCCCCTAAGTGTAGGTCCTGCTCTCTTTCCCTCGAAGCCGAAGCTCAAACCCGAAGGGGCTGAATTTTTAGCTCAATACAGAGAACCCTTGAACAGTTAGTGGGATGAGAAATGGCGATCAGATGTTGaacatgtgaccttgggcaagtttcccACTTGTCTGTGCCTAAGTATCCTAGCTTGTAAACTGGGGCTAATCATAGTAGCCACTGTGGTTCATGTCAAATGCTCAGAAGAGGCTTGGCTCCTAGTAAATGCTGAATAAATGTTCAGTTTTATTATTGAGCTTCCagattttattaatatcttatcTCTTCTCTAGGAGGGAAGTAacccccactcacccacccacccattttccagaggaagaagctgaggctcagagagactgaGTCCCTTGCCCAGGTTGCGCTTGAGTCTTCCAGACCTTGCAGCCTGCACTCAGCCCTCTGCTACACCCAGCTGTTCAGGGGTAGGCAGGGAGCTTCAACAGTCACTTTCAGCCCTGAGAAAGATCCAGTGGGTCCAGGGGTGGAGAATATATAGGCTCCTTCTATATCTTGGAGCATTTTTTGAGTGCCTCTATGTGTGGGCACAGTGGCTACAGCAGCAGACAGACCCCAGGATGTTCACATTGTGCGGAGGTGGGAAGCAGGAGGTGCTCTTCACTTACACAGACCTCACCCTCCCAACCTCAGGGAGGGGGAGAATCACCCTATCCACCCATTTTActggtgggaaaactgaggctccaaaaggaaaagagacttgCCCACAGTCCTGTGGCTGGAACTCGTGAGATCCGAACCACTCCCCTACCACTCACCCTGCCTGGATTGTCCCATCCCCCTTTGTTTCAGGCCCCAGCCCGTGGGCGCTGATGACGCCAGCCAGCCTCGGGGATGTGGGGAGGAGAGACCCAGCCCTGAGGCAGGCTGGGAGACCGGAGATGCTGTGGGCAGGCGGGATCGATCCAGGCTGCCCGCGCGTTATCGGATTGTTCCTGGCTCCTGGGCCCCCTTCACCCTCCGCTTCTCCCAGAATCCTCTCTTCTTCACCCTCCTCTGCCCCTCGCCCCCTCTAAGccagggaaaagaggaaaaaaggctATAAGAGCTTGTTCGGTATTGTGGGCTTCTGAGCCAATTGGACACAAAGGATTAGACAGCAGGGGGGCACTTCCTGGCCTAAAAGATGGGGGGCCCCCCCGCATTCCCAAATAGGGGGATGGGGAAGGTGATTCAAAGACCCTCACCTTGTGGCCCCCACCAGCCCAAACCCCAGGCAGCTTGGAATGAATTCCTTCCCTTCTGCAGGAGCCCGGAACCAGGGTCACCCCTCTTTGTTGTTCATCATCCCCCCTCCTCACAGATGGGCTGACCCTCTTGTCTCCTCAGTGTACCTCTGGGACCAGGCAGAGGACGGGAGCCTGGGGACACCGCTCAGCTTAGAGGAGCAAATACTCAACTCCACTTTTGAAGCTTGTGACCCTCAGAGAACAGGTCAGAGAGTCAAGGAATAATAAGGGATGGAGCTGTGGGGCTGGGAATTGGGGAGCCACAGAGGGATGGGTTGGGCTGATGTGGGTGACTGTGGGAAGCTTCAGGAAGGAAATGGATAGGGGATGGTGAGGGGAGGAAACTTGGGGGAGGAGGGTTAGCAGAGGAAGGCGGGGCTTTGGAGCCTGGGAGAGGGGGGAAGGGCAGCCAGTGTGGGCCTGGTGGGGCTCAGCTGGTCCTCTTTGGTCCAGCTCTGAGGTGCAGATGACTGGGCCCCGTTTCCAGGTGAAAACATTGACTCGGGGAAGAGAAAGGAGTTGCCCAAAGGCCACAGTGCAAGGGAGCCACCAGCCCAGCCAGTGGTCCCCACCTCTTacccctctcctgccccagccTCCCTCACAGCCTGTCTGTCCCCAGGCACTGTGGCTGTGACCCATCTGCTAGCCTACCTGGAGGCCGTGACTGGACGGGGTCCCCAGGATGCTCGCCTCCAAACACTGGCCTGCAGCCTGGACCCCAATGGGGAGGGCCCTCAGGCCACCGTGGACTTGGACACCTTCCTGGTGGTCATGCGGGACTGGATCACTGCCTGTCAGCTGGATGGGTGGGTCCCCGcacctccatcccccaccccacccccgctccgAAAACCTTTCCTGAGATCTAACCTCATACCTGCTTACCGCAGCCAGCACCCTTTGGACACAGGGACCTGCTGTGGTTGGAAGGAggctgagaagagagaaaagtagCGATGAGGTCGGGGTGGGAGGAGGGCCTGAGGACAGAGTGCCTGGGATGGGGAGGCACAGGGAGGCTGAGGGCAGAAATAAaaggggctggagagaggagaagggggatgttGAGGGGCTGACAGAGgcccttccccatccctcctccaaGCGCAGTCCTTGCCCCTCCTGCTTTTCCATCTGGCCCCAGGCGCTGGCCATCTGGCCTCACCCTCCTCCCCGCGGTGCTTGCTCTCACCTGAGCCGGCCCCTCCTGCCATCGCCCGCAGCCCTGTTGGTGGCTGCTCTGGACTGGGGGCTGCAGGGGCGCTAAGCCTCGTGCCTTTGATCCAGGGGATCAGAGCTGGAAGAGGAGGCGGCCTTCGGGGGAGCCCTGGCCTCCCTGCAGCTGCCATCTGGTGAGAGTGCTATatatagaatgaagcaggcagGCCCAGGGTCAGACAGTGGGGGCACTTCCCATGGGGGCAGAGCGGGGGACAGGGCCAGACCCCAGGGACGTTTGTTCTAACCTGGCTTTCTAGGTACCTTCGTGACTGCCTCCCCACCTGCCCTGAGCTTTGgggtttgcttttttccccctcactggTTGTTTTCAACTCCTCCTCCTGACACCAGCCCTGTCCAGAGGCCCCTCCCAACTTTCACCATCATCACCCCTCCCTGCACTCTAGTTCCTACATCCTCTGTCCCTCTGATCttgtccccacctccctcctggcCTGGGCTCAGGCTGTTTTCTCAGCCTAAACTTTCCATGTCTTCCCTCATCCTTCACTCGGGGTCGGGAAGCCCTGCGgggggaggcctgggatgctgcaagTGAAGGTCCCTTGCTCTCCAGCATCCTCAGCACAGACCTGCATCCCTTCCCTGTAGAAATCTGATTATGACTCATTACCTGTCCAGTTGTTTTGTCAGTTGATTTGCTCGCCATTCTACCCCAAAGCCTTCAACACAGGAGCCGCTCCATAAAAAAATGCTGGTGTTACTGGTGTTATTTCTCCAgccttataaaaacaaaaaccaaaaaatagaGCTTTCTTGACATTCTCTTGAACCTCCTCCAACCTTGCTTGGAGGCAGTCAGGGGAGGGTTGTGGGAAGGGGAGGAGATGTTAGCTCTGGTGGAGGAAAGACCCCTTTGGGGCTgaatggggaaaggacaggagGGAGAGACTGGAGGCTAGGGCAGAGGCTGGGGTGAGGGTCCAGGGGGAGAAGGtgcaaggcaggaggagggagggagccaggaTGGCCCAGGGGCTAGGTGAGTAAATGGGGGAACTGAGAGGAGAAACAAGGTTCAGGGCGGCTGAGCTGCTGCCCAGGGTCGGGCGTGATGCAAGTGGCGTGGTTGGGCCCCCCAGGGTAATTAGCCTGAGTTCAAGGTGCCCATGAACAAGAGGCTTTGTGGATGGTGGTATAAGTGCAGCCCTAGGAGCAGGTGGGATCACCCAGAGAGAATGCGTGGCTGGGAGCCAAAGGAGGACCAAGGCCAGAGTCCAGGGCTCGCTAACATCTCGGGTCACCTGGGAGCCCACTACCCTCTGTCTCCCTCCAGGATGCCCAGAAGTTGAGGATCCGGCCAATCTGGAGAGCTTTGGAGGCGAAGACCCCAGACCTGAGTTGTATCTAtcctcagcccctccctgcccttcccctgcCCATGCCCTCCAGCGGCCTagggcccagggcctggcctAGGGCCTAGGGTCCTCCGGGGAGTGGGTGAGGGAAGCAGGTTGGGCTAATAGCTCAGGGAGAAGAGGGCTGTCTCCTGTTTGTCTGGAGGAGCCACATCTCCCCGCCACCGGCACCTACCCAACCTGGGGAATGGAGGCCAGGGATGCAGACAGTGAccctgccccttccctgcccccaggcccGCCACGGCCGACCTGCTGAGCAGCCTGGAGGACTTGGAGCTCAGCAACCGCCGGCTGGCTGGGGAGAATGCCAAACTGCAGCGCAGCGTGGAGACAGCCGAGGAGGGGTCTGCTCGCCTCGGGGAGGAAATCTCAGCCCTGCGTAAGCAGCTCCGCAGGTAGGCTGGGCCCACGTCCACCCTCCTGCACCCTCCCTTTCCCACCTGCCCACAGGCCCAGGTTCCCTCCCACCTTCTTTGTTATTTGAGGTAGAAACTGGATCTCTGTCGCCCACtctgtctctttccttccttttatcaCTGGGTCTCTGTCCCCCTCTTCTCCGGGTCTCTGAGGTTTCTCTGTTGCTCTAAGGGGGTCCACCTCTGTGACCTCCATCTTCCTCTCCTGTGGCCCTCCTCCTGCGCCCACCAGTACCCAGCAGGCTCTGCAGTTTGCCAGGGGCGTGGATGAGGAGCTGGAGGACCTGAAGACTCTTGCCAAGAGCCTGGAGGAACAGAACCGCAGCCTTCTGGCCCAGGCCCGGTACACGGTGGGTTTCAGGCAAGGGGTGCAAAGTTGCTCTCTTCTTTGCACTTTCTTGGAGTCTGAGCAACAGAGCCTGACTACAGGATGGGAAAGGGCAAAGGTCACCCAGGTTTCCTCCCTCAGTCCTCTTCCTGCTCACCCCAGACTTTGAGTTGGATGCTTGCCATCCCTCTCATGGCAAAGGGGGACAGCAGGAGCCAGCAGGGCTCCTCAGGCCCGTTCCCCGAGCCCTGCTCCTCCATGACCCAACCTGAGTCATGCTCCCAGGGGTGGGAGAAGGGCAGCGTGGGGGCAGAAGGACCCAAAATGAAGCCTTTGTTCTTTCTCTGGGCTCGGTCAGGAGAAGGAGCAGCAGCGTCTGGTGGCCGAGATGGAGACTCTGCAGGAAGAGGTGAGCTGAGGCAcagcaccccctcccaccccttccccggTCCTCAGGATCTCCCTGCCCACTGCCACCCCAACCAAACACCCTTCAGTCTGGTCAGGGAGACCCCAGGATCCCAGTAATGTGTGAATGTCCCTGAAGGTCACGTGGCTACATGTGAGGACTGCTACAGCCAATAAGAGTGTGGGGCACGGGGCTGACTCCTGACTTTAGTGAGGCTGCCGACATAAGCCTGGGCCAGTCCACCTCTCTGTCTGcgtcagtgtcctcatctgtgaaaaagGGCAAAATAACGGAACCTCCCTGGTTGGATTGTGTGAAACTTAAACAAGGGTATTCTTGTAAAGCCCTAGGCACAAGGCAGGACACATGGGAAGAGCTCACTAGAAGTTAGCTGTTATTGTTCATGTATTAGTATTTTTTTATGATGGGAAGAAAACAGGCCTTACAGTGAATCCTGATTCAAATTCCATCTCTGCCACTTGCACAACAGACAACCTGTAGGCCAGTGACCTCCGCTTCCCAAGCCATAGGTTCATTCTGTAAGAACAGGGGAGAAGGGTATCTGTTCATTAGGATTGTTGTGGGAATTAAATGGCCACTGTTACCCCAGAGTCTCACACATAACATGAACAGGCCCAGTCCAACCTCAGGTCTGATTCAAGCCTCATTCTATCTGAGACAGAAAACATTATCTTACGTTAATTCTGGGTCCACTTAGTCATTTTAGGGGGAAATAAACCCCACACACAAGGTGGCATCTAAGCTGCTGGAAACCCACGCAGCATCTCAATGCTCCTCACTCAATGTCTGTTCTCTCTGCTGGTCACAAGATTGATGCTCTTTGTCCCATCTGGTCCTCAGCCTTAGTCACCACTGCCTGCAGGCATCCACTGGGAGGCTGACATTGCCTTCTGGTCTCTGGGTGTACCGTCCTAACTGCATGTGATGGTGGTGGCCCTCGTTTGGACCCCACGACCCAGGAATACCACTGGGGGTTCTCCACACCCTTGTGGGGGCACAGAGGAGGTTTAATTGCTTTCTTGTGACTTTTTCTGGGCCTCACTGGGCCTTCTAGGCTTTAACTCCTCACACCACCACCTCTCTTTTGTTACTCACGTACTTTGCTGGTTCACAGACTGCGCTAGGAAACCCCTCTCTCAGATTCTCAGATGTCCCAGAGGTTCTGTGGTTCAACTATATGCATCCTCCTCTCCGGCCCTCTAACCCTT of the Cervus canadensis isolate Bull #8, Minnesota chromosome 18, ASM1932006v1, whole genome shotgun sequence genome contains:
- the KASH5 gene encoding protein KASH5 isoform X4, translating into MDMPEGQAGGPTAKMYLWDQAEDGSLGTPLSLEEQILNSTFEACDPQRTGTVAVTHLLAYLEAVTGRGPQDARLQTLACSLDPNGEGPQATVDLDTFLVVMRDWITACQLDGGSELEEEAAFGGALASLQLPSGCPEVEDPANLESFGGEDPRPELPATADLLSSLEDLELSNRRLAGENAKLQRSVETAEEGSARLGEEISALRKQLRSTQQALQFARGVDEELEDLKTLAKSLEEQNRSLLAQARYTEKEQQRLVAEMETLQEENEKLLAERDGVKRRSEELASEKDILKRQLYECERLICQRDAVLSERTRHAESLTKTLEEYRATTQELRLEISHLEEQLSQTQEGLDELSEGAQVRRADCTNLMPPSLGVEIQAIQQKQEETAVNLSSPLCGVWPWEEVVSETDEEDELPPETPVEEQGNFQGESAHPQEGGEEQLTWLPRREEEDGAEIQVMVDLPIHPGDSHPEDILGNPPERVTRLLLVPVPLLGLLLLLVLSVMLLSQSPPPAWPHLQLCYLQPPPV